One genomic segment of Paenibacillus durus includes these proteins:
- a CDS encoding MFS transporter: protein MISETRKIPGSRWKRILPPLLIVCIISFMDRVNVSFAISGGMDKELGMTAGMAGFAAGIFFFGYLFLQIPGGQIAAKSSGKKFIAWVIPFWAVVSILSGLVTSTTQLLVLRFCLGIAEGGMLPVVLTMCSNWFPNEERGRANAIVLMFAPIAAIITGPISGFIISISGWREMFIIEGIVSLVVLIPWLLMVSDRPQQAKWISKEEKDYIVGKLEEEQLAIEQENQVKQASIKDLLPNKSLWKLIALNFCYQSGDYGFSMWLPTMLKKLTNSGMGMVGLLSSLPWIACIAGMLLFSNLSDRTGRRREFVIIPLLGFALCLLLSVTIHGNIWFSYVFLIGAGFFVKAAGVVFWAIPPRLFSKEVAGGARGAINALGNLGGFFGPYIVGFLIQIFNYNVGVYSLVGLLVISALITATLPGAVQTRTNKKAA, encoded by the coding sequence ATGATCAGCGAAACTCGAAAAATACCGGGCAGCCGTTGGAAACGGATTTTACCTCCGCTGCTCATAGTGTGCATTATTTCGTTCATGGACCGTGTCAACGTGAGCTTTGCCATATCTGGCGGAATGGATAAAGAGCTCGGCATGACTGCCGGCATGGCCGGCTTCGCGGCGGGAATATTCTTCTTCGGGTATTTGTTTCTGCAAATCCCCGGCGGACAAATCGCCGCCAAGAGCAGCGGCAAAAAGTTCATTGCCTGGGTGATTCCCTTTTGGGCCGTTGTCTCCATATTAAGCGGCTTGGTAACGAGTACGACTCAGCTGCTGGTGCTTCGGTTCTGTCTCGGTATTGCGGAGGGCGGTATGCTGCCGGTTGTCCTGACGATGTGCAGCAACTGGTTCCCCAATGAGGAAAGAGGCCGGGCCAACGCCATCGTGCTGATGTTCGCGCCCATCGCCGCCATTATTACCGGTCCTATTTCGGGGTTCATCATTTCCATTTCCGGCTGGCGCGAGATGTTCATTATAGAAGGGATTGTTTCGCTGGTTGTGCTTATCCCCTGGCTGCTCATGGTCAGTGATCGTCCGCAGCAGGCCAAATGGATCAGCAAGGAAGAGAAAGACTACATTGTCGGCAAGCTGGAAGAGGAGCAGTTGGCGATTGAGCAGGAGAATCAGGTGAAGCAGGCATCGATTAAGGATTTGCTGCCCAATAAATCCTTGTGGAAGCTCATTGCCCTGAACTTCTGCTACCAGTCGGGCGATTACGGATTCTCCATGTGGCTGCCGACCATGCTGAAGAAATTGACCAATAGCGGAATGGGCATGGTGGGCCTATTGTCCAGCTTGCCGTGGATCGCGTGTATTGCGGGGATGCTGCTGTTCTCGAACCTCTCCGACCGGACCGGACGGAGAAGGGAATTCGTTATTATTCCGCTTCTGGGGTTCGCGCTGTGCCTGCTGCTGTCTGTCACGATTCACGGGAATATCTGGTTCTCATACGTCTTCCTCATCGGCGCCGGATTCTTCGTTAAAGCCGCAGGGGTAGTGTTCTGGGCGATTCCTCCGCGTTTATTCAGCAAGGAAGTCGCAGGCGGAGCCCGGGGAGCCATCAATGCGCTCGGGAATCTGGGCGGATTCTTTGGACCCTATATTGTCGGATTTCTGATTCAAATCTTCAATTATAATGTGGGAGTATACAGCCTTGTAGGTCTGCTGGTCATATCTGCGCTTATTACCGCAACGCTGCCTGGAGCGGTTCAAACGAGAACAAACAAGAAAGCGGCCTAA
- the kduD gene encoding 2-dehydro-3-deoxy-D-gluconate 5-dehydrogenase KduD has product MDLSDFSLEGKLAVVTGGNRGLGQGMAVALAKAGADIVSVQRSGECPETLALIEALGRRCYAVACDLAELQTGEELAANIEGEFGPVDILVNNAGIQRRHPAESFPIEEWDLVMQVQLRSVFMLCQAFGKRMLARGSGKIINIASLLSFSGGLTVPAYAAAKGGVAQLTKALANEWSSRGVNVNAIAPGYMATEMNTALINDSVRSGQIMDRIPSKRWGSPEDMGGTAVFLASEAARYIHGQIICVDGGWMAR; this is encoded by the coding sequence ATGGATTTATCCGATTTTTCACTGGAAGGTAAACTGGCGGTTGTTACTGGAGGCAACAGGGGGCTTGGACAGGGCATGGCGGTCGCGCTGGCCAAGGCCGGAGCGGATATCGTATCCGTTCAGCGAAGCGGGGAGTGCCCGGAAACTTTGGCTCTGATCGAAGCTCTGGGCCGCCGTTGTTATGCGGTCGCCTGCGATTTGGCGGAGCTGCAGACGGGCGAAGAACTCGCCGCGAATATTGAGGGGGAGTTCGGCCCTGTCGACATTCTGGTCAATAACGCGGGCATTCAGCGCCGCCATCCGGCAGAAAGCTTTCCTATCGAAGAATGGGATCTGGTCATGCAGGTTCAGCTTCGCTCGGTGTTCATGCTGTGCCAGGCATTTGGGAAACGGATGCTCGCAAGAGGCTCGGGCAAAATCATCAATATCGCCTCCCTGCTGTCCTTCTCCGGCGGCTTAACCGTGCCCGCCTATGCGGCGGCGAAGGGAGGGGTTGCCCAGTTGACCAAGGCATTGGCCAATGAATGGTCCTCGCGGGGAGTGAATGTCAATGCCATTGCGCCCGGATATATGGCGACGGAGATGAATACAGCCCTGATTAACGATTCGGTCCGCAGCGGGCAGATTATGGACCGGATTCCTTCCAAACGCTGGGGTTCGCCGGAGGACATGGGCGGGACGGCGGTCTTTCTCGCTTCCGAGGCCGCGCGTTATATTCACGGACAGATTATTTGCGTGGATGGAGGCTGGATGGCAAGATAG
- a CDS encoding 2-hydroxyacid dehydrogenase, producing MSKARVYVTYPLGDNILALLREQCEVVMNPEERSLSPEELIENARGFDAVLTVSVGVNKDVCRALASDCKIFANYGVGYNNIDVEAASRHGIYVSNTPDVLTDATADFAFALLLSAARRVVECDSYVRAGKKNWGPMNLIGAQVSGKTIGILGGGRIGRAVAKRAQGFNMRILYNDQQPNPDFEAETDGIFADKNTLLRESDFVSVHVPLLPATRHLIGAEELGLMKPSAILINDSRGPIIDEQALVTALQGGVIAGAGLDVFESEPELAPGLAELPNVVLAPHVGSSTNEARVAMGELCARNIFAVLGGGTPITCVNPEVSVKA from the coding sequence ATGTCAAAAGCCCGTGTCTATGTTACATATCCGCTTGGGGATAATATTCTGGCTCTGCTGCGCGAGCAATGTGAAGTGGTGATGAATCCGGAGGAGCGGAGCCTCAGCCCTGAAGAGCTGATTGAAAATGCCCGGGGCTTCGACGCCGTACTGACTGTGTCCGTAGGAGTCAATAAAGATGTGTGCCGGGCGCTTGCTTCGGATTGCAAAATCTTCGCCAACTACGGCGTCGGCTACAACAATATTGATGTCGAGGCCGCATCGAGACACGGCATATATGTCAGCAATACGCCGGACGTTCTGACGGATGCCACCGCCGACTTTGCCTTTGCCCTGCTGCTGTCCGCCGCCCGGCGGGTTGTGGAATGCGACTCGTATGTGCGGGCCGGCAAGAAGAACTGGGGCCCGATGAATCTGATCGGCGCCCAAGTCAGCGGCAAGACCATCGGCATACTCGGCGGAGGCCGGATCGGCAGGGCCGTGGCGAAGCGCGCTCAAGGCTTCAATATGCGGATACTGTACAACGATCAGCAGCCGAATCCCGATTTTGAGGCAGAGACGGACGGGATTTTCGCAGATAAGAATACGCTGCTGAGAGAATCGGATTTCGTATCCGTTCATGTGCCGCTGCTGCCTGCGACCCGCCATCTGATCGGTGCGGAAGAGCTGGGGCTCATGAAGCCGAGCGCCATCCTGATCAACGATTCGCGGGGACCCATTATCGACGAGCAGGCACTGGTGACCGCGCTCCAAGGCGGCGTCATTGCCGGAGCGGGCCTCGACGTATTCGAATCCGAACCGGAGCTTGCGCCGGGACTGGCCGAGCTTCCAAATGTGGTGCTGGCTCCCCATGTGGGCAGCTCCACTAACGAAGCCAGAGTAGCCATGGGCGAACTGTGCGCCCGGAATATCTTCGCGGTGCTTGGCGGAGGAACGCCGATCACCTGTGTAAACCCGGAAGTTAGCGTGAAGGCCTAA
- a CDS encoding response regulator transcription factor yields the protein MAQLRVLVVDDEWNMRNLLRIYLMKEGFQVSEASTGREALKLIGSGNFDIVLLDVMMPDMDGWQVCEAVRAQDSVPILMLTARSETKDKVRGLEIGADDYLTKPFEPEELVARMHSLIRRASLAQQAVPRERVLEFPGLVIRPDAREASVMDTGVELTPKEFDLLAVLAGNLQRAFSRDELVERLWGMDFEGETRVVDTHIKNIREKLQKAGLGYNPVQTVWGVGYKFQAPVKSNEK from the coding sequence ATGGCGCAGCTGCGCGTGCTTGTTGTAGACGATGAATGGAATATGCGAAATCTGCTGCGTATTTATTTGATGAAGGAAGGCTTTCAAGTCAGCGAAGCATCCACGGGGCGGGAGGCGCTGAAGCTTATCGGCAGCGGGAATTTTGATATCGTGCTGCTGGACGTGATGATGCCCGATATGGATGGCTGGCAGGTATGCGAGGCCGTCAGGGCGCAGGACAGTGTGCCCATTCTGATGTTGACCGCCCGCTCCGAGACGAAGGACAAGGTCCGGGGCCTTGAAATCGGGGCAGATGATTATCTGACCAAGCCGTTCGAGCCGGAGGAACTGGTTGCCCGGATGCATTCGCTGATCCGCAGAGCGTCTTTGGCGCAGCAAGCGGTTCCTAGGGAGCGTGTACTGGAATTTCCTGGGCTGGTTATCCGTCCGGATGCGCGAGAGGCGTCCGTTATGGATACCGGGGTCGAGCTGACTCCAAAGGAATTCGATCTGCTGGCCGTTCTGGCCGGGAACCTCCAGCGCGCCTTCAGCCGGGATGAACTAGTGGAGCGGCTGTGGGGTATGGACTTCGAGGGGGAAACGCGGGTAGTGGACACCCATATCAAGAATATACGCGAAAAGCTGCAAAAAGCAGGTCTCGGCTACAACCCGGTTCAGACCGTTTGGGGCGTGGGCTATAAATTTCAGGCGCCGGTGAAATCCAATGAAAAATAA
- a CDS encoding sensor histidine kinase translates to MKNNVIGLKLGLVISGLFLVVLLFLGVAVDRMFTSFYLANMKTETEELASHFTVMAESSEGGTSEMIGTFAEFSAVSIYNVRQDGSVIMHSGVQDPAYQSFIRVSDVSRIFSGKKVNFLYADPAGGRYFVSGQPIVKEGKVGSALYLMASTERMDRSLAGVRNLLILSGIGAFLLALGSTWIIAQLLSRPLLQMQKATRKIAAGELETRVDIGSRDEIGALAGAINDLAVDLQRYRDTRQEFFANISHELRTPITYLEGYANVVKERLYATEEEKDRYLDIIYMEARRIQHLVDDLFELAKMEEGKITLSPEWINLAELVEQAVEKVRLKAEDKNLELYCTVEGTPHRMYTDGARMEQIVLNLLENAIRYTERGTVGVLLSFQSASVKLAVQDTGIGIPEAELPFIFERFYRVEKSRSRMHGGTGLGLSIVHKLAGLLGGKITVASRPGEGTCFELYFDLRRKPGEDRV, encoded by the coding sequence ATGAAAAATAACGTAATCGGCCTGAAGCTGGGCCTTGTTATTTCCGGTCTGTTTCTCGTCGTGCTGCTGTTTCTGGGGGTTGCGGTCGACCGGATGTTCACCAGCTTTTATTTGGCTAATATGAAGACGGAAACAGAGGAATTGGCTTCCCACTTCACCGTTATGGCCGAATCCTCGGAGGGCGGCACCAGCGAAATGATAGGGACGTTCGCCGAATTTTCGGCGGTCAGCATTTATAATGTGCGTCAGGACGGAAGCGTTATTATGCACTCGGGCGTACAAGACCCGGCATATCAATCATTTATCCGCGTCTCGGATGTGAGCAGGATTTTTTCTGGAAAAAAGGTGAATTTTCTCTATGCGGACCCGGCAGGCGGGCGCTATTTCGTCTCGGGCCAACCGATCGTAAAGGAAGGGAAAGTTGGCTCTGCCCTGTATCTAATGGCCTCCACAGAAAGGATGGACCGGTCGCTGGCAGGGGTGCGGAATCTGCTGATTCTTTCCGGAATCGGAGCGTTCCTGCTCGCTTTGGGCAGCACCTGGATTATCGCCCAGTTACTGTCCCGACCGCTGCTGCAGATGCAGAAGGCTACCCGGAAGATTGCCGCCGGGGAGCTGGAGACGAGAGTCGATATCGGGAGCAGGGACGAAATCGGCGCGCTTGCCGGAGCGATTAACGATTTAGCAGTCGATCTTCAGCGCTACCGGGATACGCGGCAGGAGTTTTTTGCCAATATTTCGCATGAGCTTCGGACGCCGATCACGTATCTGGAAGGATATGCGAATGTGGTCAAAGAGCGGCTGTACGCCACGGAAGAGGAGAAGGACCGGTATCTCGACATCATTTATATGGAAGCGCGGCGGATTCAGCATCTGGTGGACGATCTGTTCGAGCTGGCCAAGATGGAGGAAGGCAAAATAACCCTTTCGCCGGAATGGATCAACTTGGCTGAGCTGGTGGAGCAGGCGGTCGAAAAGGTGAGACTTAAAGCCGAGGACAAAAATCTGGAACTCTACTGCACTGTCGAAGGAACGCCGCATAGGATGTATACGGACGGAGCCCGGATGGAGCAAATTGTGCTGAATCTGCTGGAAAATGCAATCCGGTACACGGAGCGGGGAACGGTTGGCGTTCTCTTGTCGTTCCAATCCGCTTCAGTGAAGCTTGCCGTGCAGGATACGGGAATCGGAATCCCCGAGGCCGAGCTTCCTTTTATATTCGAACGTTTCTATCGGGTGGAGAAATCACGTTCCCGTATGCATGGCGGCACCGGCCTCGGGTTGTCCATCGTACATAAGCTGGCGGGGCTGCTTGGAGGAAAGATAACCGTTGCCAGCAGACCGGGAGAGGGGACATGCTTTGAACTTTATTTTGATCTGCGGCGGAAGCCGGGGGAGGATCGCGTATGA
- the pxpB gene encoding 5-oxoprolinase subunit PxpB: MAWSFYPLGDSAVLVEFGQSISAKIHKEIRAAVHRIEQDPFPGFIECVPSFAAISVFYDLAALRIPERNRTAFGHVCSILRDKLMPTGDGQHAESTRIIDIPVCYGGEFGPDLGHVAELNGLSEEGVVSIHAGGQYLVYAIGFAPGFPYLGGMPDTIAAPRKKTPRLRIPAGSVGIAGSQTGIYPIETPGGWQIIGRTPLELFRPGDSPPTLLQSGDYIRFCPIGPEEYRRLRGMQP, translated from the coding sequence ATGGCATGGTCTTTTTACCCTCTGGGAGACTCGGCGGTATTAGTTGAATTTGGCCAGAGCATTAGTGCAAAGATTCACAAAGAGATTAGAGCGGCTGTACACCGGATTGAGCAAGATCCCTTCCCCGGCTTTATCGAATGTGTGCCTTCCTTTGCTGCGATAAGCGTATTTTATGATTTGGCGGCGCTGCGTATTCCGGAGCGGAACCGGACGGCGTTTGGCCATGTATGTTCTATCCTGCGCGATAAACTGATGCCGACTGGAGACGGTCAGCATGCTGAGAGCACAAGGATCATTGACATTCCAGTCTGCTATGGCGGCGAATTTGGCCCGGACCTTGGGCATGTGGCGGAATTGAACGGTTTATCTGAGGAGGGAGTCGTTTCGATCCATGCCGGAGGACAATATCTTGTGTACGCTATTGGCTTTGCGCCGGGCTTTCCGTACCTGGGAGGAATGCCGGACACGATTGCGGCGCCGCGAAAAAAAACACCCAGGCTTCGCATTCCCGCAGGCTCAGTCGGCATTGCCGGCTCGCAGACCGGGATCTATCCAATAGAGACACCTGGAGGCTGGCAGATCATCGGCAGGACGCCGCTTGAACTGTTCCGGCCAGGCGACTCGCCGCCGACGCTGCTGCAGAGCGGGGATTATATCCGGTTCTGCCCCATCGGACCGGAAGAATACCGGAGATTGCGGGGGATGCAGCCATGA
- a CDS encoding 5-oxoprolinase subunit C family protein, whose translation MSIRIHKPGLLTTVQDLGRTGYGKYGVIVSGAMDRTAHRIANWIAGNDDSAAALEITLSGFVAEFDQDHWIAITGGHMSPVIDGRDVPMWRPVFVRRGSRLIFKRPVSGCRAYLAVSGGLDVPVVMGSRSTYLRAGIGGFEGRALRAGDELPVGQGRLRALAALTGDDSFYAVSWTVPWSVIPAYSSNPEIRFIRGRQWEDFTLHSRQAFAESSYKVTPHSDRMGYRLAGPSLMLESPREYLSEAVALGTVQIPADGQPIVLMADRQTLGGYPKIAQVISADLPVMAQAAPGGHIQFREVTAREAESLYICQERKLKRLEMMVRLKLKEGYHVRGGFKL comes from the coding sequence ATGAGCATAAGAATCCATAAGCCAGGCCTGCTTACGACCGTTCAAGATCTTGGAAGAACGGGCTATGGAAAATACGGCGTTATCGTCTCCGGGGCGATGGACCGTACCGCCCACCGCATAGCGAACTGGATTGCCGGGAACGATGATAGCGCGGCGGCGCTTGAGATTACGCTCTCGGGCTTTGTCGCGGAATTTGACCAGGATCACTGGATTGCGATAACGGGAGGCCATATGAGTCCTGTTATCGATGGGAGGGATGTGCCGATGTGGCGTCCCGTATTTGTGCGCAGAGGGAGCAGGCTGATCTTTAAGCGGCCGGTTTCGGGCTGCCGGGCGTATTTGGCAGTATCCGGCGGACTGGATGTCCCCGTGGTGATGGGCAGCCGCAGCACCTACCTACGCGCAGGAATCGGCGGATTTGAGGGGAGAGCGCTTAGAGCGGGAGATGAGCTGCCCGTAGGCCAGGGCCGCCTGCGGGCTCTAGCGGCGCTTACGGGAGATGATTCTTTTTATGCGGTTTCCTGGACCGTTCCCTGGTCGGTTATTCCGGCCTACAGCTCAAACCCGGAAATCCGGTTCATCCGGGGCCGCCAGTGGGAAGATTTCACTCTCCACAGCCGTCAAGCTTTTGCGGAGTCATCCTACAAGGTAACTCCCCATTCGGACCGGATGGGCTACCGCTTGGCCGGACCATCACTTATGCTGGAGTCGCCGCGAGAGTATCTTTCCGAGGCCGTAGCGCTTGGGACGGTCCAGATTCCGGCGGACGGGCAGCCGATTGTATTGATGGCCGACCGCCAGACGCTGGGCGGCTATCCGAAGATTGCGCAGGTCATAAGCGCGGATCTCCCCGTAATGGCCCAGGCTGCGCCGGGAGGACATATCCAGTTTCGGGAAGTAACGGCCCGAGAAGCCGAATCCCTATATATATGCCAGGAGCGAAAGTTGAAGCGGCTTGAAATGATGGTCAGGCTGAAGCTGAAGGAGGGTTATCATGTTAGAGGTGGATTTAAACTGTGA
- a CDS encoding LamB/YcsF family protein: MLEVDLNCDMGESFGAYTIGADDELLREVTSANIACGLHAGDPSVMRKSVRSALAMGVSIGAHPGLPDLAGFGRRNMDISPEEAFDLVTYQIGALEAFVRQEGGKLRHVKPHGALYNMAAASCPLADAIAMAVHRFDPSLVLYGLAGSKLLAAGREAGLSTASEVFADRTYQPDGSLTPRRQPGAVITDMDQSVRQVIRMVKEGAVAAVDGTVVPLEAETVCIHGDGAGAAAFAAELRRRLKAEGIAVQAKR, from the coding sequence ATGTTAGAGGTGGATTTAAACTGTGATATGGGGGAGAGCTTTGGCGCTTATACCATCGGCGCGGATGACGAACTGCTGCGCGAGGTCACCTCGGCGAATATTGCCTGCGGGCTCCATGCGGGCGATCCCTCTGTCATGCGTAAGTCGGTCCGGTCCGCGCTGGCAATGGGGGTAAGTATCGGAGCCCATCCGGGCCTGCCCGATCTTGCGGGCTTCGGGAGAAGGAACATGGACATTTCTCCCGAAGAGGCGTTCGATCTTGTCACGTACCAAATCGGAGCATTGGAGGCCTTCGTCCGGCAGGAGGGAGGGAAGCTACGGCATGTGAAACCGCATGGCGCTTTGTACAATATGGCGGCAGCATCCTGTCCGCTTGCCGATGCCATAGCGATGGCCGTGCACAGATTCGACCCGTCTCTAGTGCTGTACGGCCTGGCCGGAAGTAAGCTGCTTGCCGCCGGCCGCGAGGCGGGACTGTCCACGGCAAGCGAAGTATTCGCCGACCGTACCTATCAGCCTGACGGGTCGCTGACACCGCGCCGTCAGCCGGGAGCCGTCATTACCGACATGGATCAGTCGGTCCGCCAAGTGATCCGCATGGTAAAGGAAGGAGCGGTTGCCGCTGTGGACGGCACGGTAGTCCCGCTTGAAGCGGAGACGGTCTGCATTCATGGAGACGGGGCGGGCGCCGCCGCTTTTGCCGCCGAGCTGCGCCGCCGGCTGAAAGCGGAAGGGATTGCGGTGCAGGCGAAGCGGTAG
- a CDS encoding spermidine synthase, translating into MKLLYKTRGDGHDIEVYDTDEWYGEKGRFRLLQFSEEAVQGAVDLNHPERIMFEYPRAILHLMEWNNPAFEDVFIIGHGVGTISGHLSGKKMITAEVSPQIAEISRTYFGYSGDSVRIGDGRRTLEQQGDESFDYIVLDAFSDKGTPRHLISQEFFRLVRTKLNPGGIMLMNLTGKGGNDRLIQAVHTTLTSVFPHTEAFILPDKDVSSLKNMILAGSGRPIGFKARQMAGFTGTALPPGHILTD; encoded by the coding sequence TTGAAGCTGCTTTATAAGACGCGCGGAGACGGGCATGATATTGAAGTATACGATACGGATGAATGGTACGGCGAGAAAGGGCGCTTCCGGCTGCTGCAATTTTCGGAGGAAGCGGTTCAGGGAGCGGTGGACTTGAATCATCCGGAGCGGATCATGTTCGAGTATCCGAGAGCAATCCTTCATTTGATGGAGTGGAACAACCCGGCATTTGAGGACGTATTCATCATCGGGCATGGGGTCGGGACGATTTCCGGCCATTTATCCGGCAAAAAAATGATAACCGCAGAGGTCAGTCCCCAGATTGCGGAAATCAGCAGAACGTATTTCGGATACAGCGGGGATTCGGTGAGGATCGGCGACGGACGCCGCACGCTTGAACAACAGGGGGACGAGTCCTTCGATTATATCGTTCTGGACGCATTCAGCGACAAGGGCACGCCTCGGCATTTGATCTCGCAGGAGTTCTTCCGCCTGGTCAGGACGAAGCTTAATCCCGGCGGAATAATGCTGATGAACCTAACGGGAAAAGGCGGAAATGACCGGCTGATCCAAGCGGTTCACACGACACTCACTTCGGTATTCCCCCATACGGAAGCGTTCATTCTCCCCGATAAAGACGTCTCCAGCCTGAAAAATATGATTCTCGCTGGCAGCGGCCGGCCCATCGGCTTCAAAGCCCGCCAGATGGCGGGCTTTACCGGGACGGCGCTCCCTCCGGGGCATATCCTGACGGACTAA
- a CDS encoding cache domain-containing sensor histidine kinase translates to MNRIKQFHSMGLRTKLMLLLLIITILPLGLLGMFSYRKASTEIQIKAYEIILENLSQVNHSLTDFVQDIEQLSMYLYSNEEIQEILSKSSSRSVAEKYEDEQTVNGILKSFLGFKSWDIQLYVIGANGERYFTGDFLPPAYRDYQPNWGLFRKTRIADGGAAWDTHYSLKKIEDYGAVLSSGRLLKSIETGETLGYFIVDIKESALADKYQKAHQYPGGEVYLLDANGYVISSSPSKQQVGTRLNKSYMDEVLSGTKGYFSAVDEGSDKMIIYDSSDSSGFKMVSAVPIGVLTKESHSIRNLTIFIVISCILISYCVAYLLSDYMTRPLRKLRLLMNEVEKGRMDVTFPSKYNDEVGHLGRSFNTMLRQINRLIREGYEKQIQVQEAEIKAIQAQFTPHFLYNALDSINWMARIHGMDAISKVALSLGNLLRFSIRRGNPVIPIREDMKQIRNYLTIVQLRYRDKINIELDIDEEILDFYTPKLLLQPLVENAVGHGLEMKEGEGELLIWAGVVDGNVQFIVEDDGVGMTGDKLAKLWEHEEESAQSAKTRIGLHNLKKRLELHFGPAYRLDVESEAGKGTKVMIRIPCIVDPKEVERVV, encoded by the coding sequence ATGAATCGGATCAAGCAGTTCCATTCCATGGGTTTAAGAACGAAATTAATGCTTCTGCTGCTGATCATCACGATATTGCCCCTCGGACTGCTTGGTATGTTCTCGTACCGCAAGGCTTCCACAGAAATTCAGATCAAGGCCTACGAAATTATATTGGAGAACCTGTCTCAGGTCAATCATAGCTTAACCGATTTTGTGCAGGATATTGAGCAATTATCCATGTATTTATACAGCAACGAGGAAATACAGGAGATATTATCCAAATCATCATCCCGGAGCGTGGCCGAGAAGTATGAGGATGAGCAGACGGTAAACGGAATTTTGAAGAGCTTTCTGGGCTTTAAATCCTGGGACATACAGCTGTATGTGATCGGGGCGAACGGAGAACGTTATTTCACAGGCGATTTCTTGCCGCCCGCCTATCGTGACTACCAGCCGAACTGGGGGTTATTTCGCAAAACAAGAATTGCGGACGGCGGCGCAGCTTGGGATACCCATTACTCCCTTAAGAAAATTGAGGATTACGGGGCTGTATTAAGCTCGGGAAGGCTTTTGAAATCTATAGAAACCGGGGAGACGCTCGGATATTTCATAGTAGATATTAAGGAGTCCGCGCTGGCGGACAAGTATCAGAAGGCTCACCAGTATCCCGGCGGTGAGGTGTATTTGCTGGATGCGAACGGATATGTCATCTCCAGCAGCCCCTCCAAGCAGCAGGTCGGAACGCGTCTGAATAAAAGCTATATGGATGAAGTGTTGAGCGGCACCAAGGGCTATTTTTCCGCAGTGGATGAAGGGTCTGACAAAATGATTATTTATGACTCCTCGGATTCCTCCGGTTTCAAAATGGTGAGTGCCGTGCCAATTGGCGTATTGACGAAGGAAAGTCACAGCATCCGTAATTTGACGATATTTATCGTGATTTCTTGCATACTGATCAGTTATTGCGTTGCTTATTTGCTATCAGACTATATGACACGTCCACTACGCAAGCTTCGCTTATTGATGAATGAGGTCGAGAAGGGCAGGATGGACGTTACCTTTCCTTCAAAATACAACGACGAGGTCGGCCATCTGGGACGCAGCTTTAATACGATGCTCAGGCAGATCAACCGGTTAATCCGCGAAGGCTATGAGAAGCAGATTCAGGTGCAGGAGGCGGAAATCAAGGCGATTCAGGCGCAGTTTACGCCCCACTTTTTATATAATGCACTCGATTCGATTAACTGGATGGCGCGGATACATGGGATGGATGCGATCAGCAAAGTGGCTTTATCGCTTGGCAACCTGCTGCGGTTCAGCATCCGGCGCGGTAATCCGGTCATTCCAATCCGCGAGGATATGAAGCAAATACGCAACTATTTGACGATTGTTCAGCTTAGATACCGCGACAAAATTAACATCGAGCTTGATATTGACGAGGAGATTCTGGATTTCTACACACCGAAGCTTTTGCTGCAGCCGCTGGTGGAGAATGCGGTGGGGCATGGGCTGGAGATGAAGGAAGGCGAAGGGGAATTATTAATTTGGGCAGGCGTCGTAGACGGGAATGTACAATTCATCGTGGAGGACGATGGCGTCGGAATGACCGGGGACAAGCTTGCGAAGCTGTGGGAGCATGAAGAAGAAAGCGCACAGTCCGCGAAGACGCGAATCGGCCTGCACAATTTGAAGAAACGGCTGGAGCTGCATTTTGGGCCTGCGTATCGGCTGGATGTGGAGAGTGAAGCGGGCAAAGGGACGAAGGTTATGATTCGTATTCCTTGTATTGTTGATCCGAAGGAGGTTGAGCGGGTTGTATAA